The genomic window GTGTTAGATATTCGACTTCTGCAAGAAGTCGAATATCAGGTGAATCATTAAGGTAACCTAAGAAGATTAATGCCTAAAATATTAATACTACTACTTGGACTTCTGCTATCTTTAGGACTAGCTTTTCCGGCTCAGGCATCTACTTGCAAAAACTATAATAATCACAAAATATGCATTCTCAATATTAAACGCAGTGCTAAATATGCTTGGGAATACCGAGTAGTTGTGAGTGTAGATGATATGAAAAGACCGTTAGAGGTTTATGATTGTCGCGATCGCGTTCGTGTGCAACCAGATGGTCATATAATTCCTTTTAGTCAAGATGAAGCTGGAAACTTAATTTGCAGTTTCTTTCGTAATTGAATAAATCAGGAAGCAGGAAATATTTTGAGTCAGAAATTACCCAATCTCCACTTATGGCTTTTTCACAAAAGGGGTATATTTCCCGCCTAAACCTTCTACAATAGTTTGGGTGTTAGCCACCAACATTTTTTGATAGGTATCTCCTTCGCTATTCGGTTCACCTAATCCATCAGCAAATATTTCTCGGTTAGAAAGTTGTACTTTTGCTTCTTTGGCGACAGTTTTAATCAGTTTGGGATTAACTGTTACTTCAGCAAAAATGGTTGGTACTTTGGTAGATTTAATTTCTTTAACTAACTCACCAACTCTCGCTGCTGTTGGTTGTTGTTCCGTACTCAAACCACTCAACGCACCTTCAAAGTTTAATCCATAGGCATTAGTATAGTAACCTAAAGCATCATGAGTGGTAACTAAATTTCTTTGTTGAGCAGGAATAGTCTGAATTTCTGATTTAATCCAAGTATCAATTTGTTGTAGTTCGTTGGTAATTTGTTGAGCGTTATTATGATAATTAGTTTCATTGTTAGGCGATATTTGGGTTAAATTATCCCGAATTGTGGCTATCATCCGAATGCCATTTTGAGCATTATGCCAAACATGGGGATCTGGTGTTTTTCCTTCAGTTTTTTCGGCTTGATGTTCGTGTTTGTGTTCGTCACCTTCACCGTATAAAGGCTGAGGAACTGCTACTTCATGAACTGCGATTTTGGGTGCAGGGTTATTGCTAGACTTAACTAGCTTTGCTAGGCTCGGATCGAAATCGTAACCTGCATAAAAAATTAATTTAGCAGTTTCAATCGATTTGCGATCGCCTGATGTTGGTTGGTATGTGTGAGGATCTTGACCAGCTTGAATCAGGCACTTAAGATCTACTGTGGTCGCAGCAATTTGCTTAGTTAAATCGCAAAGCACGCTGGTAGTCGCAACTACCACCGGAAGATTCTGATTAGAGGCAGAATTAGTCGGCTTTTCACCACCACCAATGGATGGATTGTTATTGCTGTTTGTCTGAGTAAGACTATTGCATCCAGTGCTGATTAATAACGCATATAGAGCAATTATCTTGGAAAATGGGTTGATAAGAGATTTCTGGTCGAAGACTAGCATAGAGGTTAAAAATGAGAATGGTTATCAATATAGTTTAACTGGCTATGTTAGAAGTTCAACACCCATCTGTCAATTAGTTGAGTGAAGTACAAATCTATTTCCTTCTTGCCTGCACGCAGCTATCCGCCTCTTACACTTATAATCGAAGTCATAGGCTTAATCCAAAATGGCTTTATGACTGAAACAAAGTTAAACTCTTCAATACGTCGAGGCAGAATATTTCCAGAAATTCAGTGGACGGAAGCACAAAAAAAAGAGTGGAAATCTGAACGGCAAGCATTTGCTCAGCGCTGCAAACTAATTTTTGAGCAGGTACAACCACAATTAATTAAAAATCACTATAACTGGTATATAGCAGTCGAGCCAGATAGTGGGGAATATTTTCTCGATAGAGATGCAATATTAGCTGCACAAAAAGCACATGAAAAGTATCCAAATCTTAGGTTGCACGTTTTCTGCCTCAATAACACTGGGGTGTGTGGCGCGATATGATTTCGGGTAAATTTGGTGATGAGGATGAATTATTTTTTGAGATAGAGTTGATAGCTGCTGACGGCTTGGAACTATCTGTAGAAGCACTCTTTGATACGGGTTTTTCTTGGTGGCTAGCAATTAATAATCAGGATTTACAAGCACTTGATTGGATGTATTTAGAACAGCAAACTTTGCAAACGGCTCAGGGAGATGCAGAATTTGAGATCTATTTAGGTAAAATGCGGATTAACGGTCAACAATTTGATATTCCTGTCCATGTGGGACAAGGACTCACTGAAGTTTTACTTGGTCGTCAGTGGTTAAAAAATAGACGCTTGGTGGTCGATATCTCTTCTGGTATATTAACGCTGGGATAAGCATCCTCCCATAGGTGTCAAGCTAATGATGAAACCTTGCTGGCTCTGCTCGCCAAGGGGTAAAGAAAAAAGGGGAAGAGGATAGAGTGTAATTAAGTCCTGCCAGAAGACAACACGACGCGAAAACCGATATAGGAATTACCGCGCAACCAAAAAAATCCACCGGAATTATTGTAGCGGTTGGCAGAACGGCAATCCCAGGAGCCTTTGTGGGAAGCACCACCTCGCACAATAGAACACTTACCACTACCATCTTGTTCCCAAACACTACCATCCGAGGGCGCACCATTGTAACTGTCATGCCAAGGATCGGCGCACCATTCCCAAACATTGCCATGCATATCGTATAAGCCAAAAGCATTAGCTGGAAAACTGCCTACATTGCCTACATCTGTAGTGTGTTGGTGATCGACATCTTCGCTGGTTTTGTAGTTAGCTACTTTTGGCGTAATTATGTTCCCAAAATGCCAACTTGTAGTAGTCCCAGCGCGACAAGCATATTCCCATTCTGCTTCACTAGGTAATCGATAGTTTTTACCAGTTTTTTGAGATAATTTTGCACAAAACTTCTTAGCATCATCCCAAGAAACATCTGTTACAGGTTTTTTGTCTCCTCTAAAGTAAGATGGGTTTTTACCCATTACTGCTTTATACTGTGCTTGAGTGACTGGATATTTACCCATGTAAAAAGGTGGTACGGTCACTTGATGTTGTGGACTTTCACAATCTTTATGTCCTTTCTCACTTTGATGTGAACCCATCATAAATGTTCCACCAGGAATCGCTACCATGTCTAAAGATATTCCGTCTAAATATTCAGAGAAAAACTCTGCTTGATGGTGCTTGACTACAGTTTGTAACTTTGTTTCAGGGAATTGCCTAGTTGTTTTCTTACCCCAAAAACTTCTTTCCTCTATAAATTTGAATGCAGTTACTTCTTTTAAAAAGACTACATCAAATTCAAAAGATTGTAATTTGAGAGTATTTGCTTGAGAAGTTGAAATAGTTGGTGTAGATTCAATTAGCGAGACTTTTTGATGAATTTGATTAATTACTACTTGAGGTTTGAGGACATTGATCGCTTCTTGAGCCGATTGATAGCGCCGCTTAGTTCCATTTTCAATCAATTTATCTAAAGTTTTTGCTAGTTCTTCACTAATTGGATTATCCACTAAAAACTGTCGCCATACCCAACTATCTTCACTTACATCAAATAGATCGAAAGGGGAAATTCCAGTCAGTAAATGAATGCAAGTTACTCCAAAACTATATAAATCGCTAGCGAAAACCGCTTTTCCTCTAGTTTGTTCTGGGGCAATATATTCAGCAGTTCCTATTACAGTTCCGGTTTTCATCAAAGCTGTACCAATCGCATATTTAGCCGCACCAAAATCAACTAAAAATAACTCACCATCGTGTTTTTGAATAATGTTTTCTGGTTTAATATCTCGATGGATGACATCGCGCTCGTGAATGAACTGTAAAACTGGTAATAAACTGTTTAATAAATGACGTATTTGTGCTTCTTTAAAAGTACCTTCTTGCTCTAAGATTTGAGCTAGGTTTTGTCCGTCGATGAATTGTTGAACTAAATATTGGCGATTATCTTGACTAAAATGAGCTAATAGTTCTGGTATTTGGGTATGCTTGCCTAAATCGTCTAAACGCACCGCTTCTCGGTCAAAAAGTTCGGCAGCTTTGGTAGCATTATCCGTTCCTTGTGCTTGAGGATAAAATTGTTTGATAATGCACCGTGGTTTGGATGGTTTATCTTGGTCTACGGCTAAGAAGGTTTTGCCAAAGCCACCTTGTCCGATTACCTTCAAGGCGCGGTAACGTTCTCGTAAAATAAGTTTTGAACCACAGTTGAGGCAAAATAGATTCTCTGGTGGATTATGGGGTTTGTGGCAGTTGGGGTTGAGGCAATAGCTCATAAATCGACTGTTATTAACAGATAAATTCAATATAGCTGTTTTAAATGATTTACAGTACCAATTCTCTGAATACATACTACAGGTCGTATGGTTTAGGGGCGTAAAGCTTTACGCCCCTAAAATTATCTGTTGTTTTCTTTTTCGGAATTGGTATGAGATTTGATGCATTTTGCCGCAAGTGGGACAGCTAAAGTAGGCTATCCCACCTCTGGCAAGATGCCACTAGCATAAAAGTTATGATATAAAGTGAGAATGGTTATCAATTTAGTTTAACTTGTTATGTTAGAAGTTCAAGACCTATCTGTCAATTATCGAGGGGTACAAGCACTGAGAGAAATTTGTTTCCAGCTTAGCGGAGGTAAGATAGCTGGCTTAATTGGTCCTAATGGAGCAGGAAAGAGTACATTACTCAAGTCTATGTTAGGATTAGTCCCGATTCAGGCTGGTAAGGTGCTTTATCAAGGTTGTCCTTTAAAACAGCAACGGCGACAAGTAGCCTATGTACCCCAGCGATCGCATATTGATTGGGATTATCCTATTACTGTCTGGAATGTGGTTATGATGGGACGTACCGCGCATACAGGTTGGTTTCAAGGTTATAGCAGACAATCAAAGGAGATCGCCAAGCAAGCCTTAGAAAGAGTGGAATTAACTAATTTAGCTCATCGTCAGATTGGGGAGCTATCTGGAGGGCAGCAACAAAGGGTATTCTTAGCTAGGGCGTTAGCACAGCAAGCAGATTTATTTTTATTAGATGAACCTTTGACTGGGGTTGATAAAAAAACAGAAGCTTTGATTTTAGAGATTTATGAAGAACTGAAAGCTGAGGGAAAAACTTTATTAGTTAGCTGTCATGAATGGGGAGAAACATTGGAACAATACGATCGCTTGTTATTGATTAATCAAGATTTAATTGCTAATGATATTCCTACCGCAGTAATGACACCAGAAAATATTCAAAAAGCTTACGGAACTAATTTAAACTTAAAGCGATCGCCTCAACATTTAGAAACTATGTTTTTCTGTTAATTGTTAATTGTTAATTGTTGATTGTCCCCCTTTTTCCTTTTTCCTTTTTCCCTCTTCCTTATTTTTATGCAATGGCTAACTGAACCTTTAACTTTTGAGTATATGCGTCATGCCCTGATTATGGGTGTTTTAGTAGGGATTCTTTGCCCGATCGTTGGCACTTATTTAATTGTCCAACGCATGGCATTATTGGGAGATGTGATGGCGCACGCCGTGCTTCCAGGATTGGCGATCGCATTTTTTCTGCAAATCGAAATCCTTATTGGCGCTTTCGTTTCGGGAATTCTCAGTGCTTTTTTAATTGCTTGGTTACGTTCTCAAACTAGAGTTAAAGTTGATGCTGCAATGGCATTAATATTTTCTAGCTTTTTTGCTTTAGGAGTTCTTCTAATCAGTTTATTAAAAAACAAAATAGATTTAGATAGTTTTTTGTTTGGAGATATATTATCTGTGACCCCAGATGATATATGGCAAACTTTTTTATTAAGCATTTTTATTTTATTCCTAGTCAAACTTTTCTATAAAGAACTATTATTCTATACGTTTGATAGATCTGGCGCTCAGGCAATTGGATTGCCAATTGATTGGCTATATCTAGGTTTGATGTCGGCTGTAACTTTAACTATAATTGCCAGTATGAAAGCGGCTGGAGTAATGTTAGTAATTGCTCTTTTAATAGGACCAGCTACTACAGCCTATTTACTGGTTAAAGAGTTACATCACATGATGATTTTAGGCAGCATTTTCGGCTCTATTTCTAGTATAATTGGGATATATATTAGTTATGCTAAACAAGATGTGCCTTCAGGGCCATGTATAGTTTTAGTAGGTTTTTGTATGTTTATCTTGGCATTATTATTTAGTCCTTCACAGGGACTATTAACTCGTCCCTACCCCAGTTATTTGCCCAAAAAACTGCCTAGAGAAAGCGGAAAACTTGAAAAGTGAGTTTCCCACTTTCTATTTATTTTTATTGACTTACCGATAAACGAGCGTTCATCCCGTCGCCTTTAGGTATCGGGACGGTAGGCTGAAATAGGTGAATGCGATTCACCCATCGCCTACCTCATGAACGCGGTTGCGACTTTTAAGTCGCCCGTGTTATAATAATTACGCTGAGGTCGAAAGCGTAAATGTTTGTCATAGAGTTTAAAGCTAAAGGTAAAACTAAACAGTACGAAGCAATAGATGATGCTATTCGTACATCTCAATTTATCCGCAATAAATGTATCAGATATTGGATGGATAATAAAGGTGTGGGTAAGTACGATCTAAGCGCTCACTGCAAGATTTTAGCTAAAGAATTTAAATTCGCCGACGAACTAAACTCTCAAGCTAGACAAGCATCAGCAGAACGTGCCTGGTCTTCAATTGCTAGATTTTTTGAGAACTGCAAGAAACAGATGGCAGGACGCAAAGGATTCCCTAAGTTCAAGAAGAATGTTCGCTCTGTTGAATATAAAGGAACGGGGTGGAAACTCATCAATCCTAAAACTATTCAATTCACTGATAAAAAGGGGATTGGAGTTTTAAAACTCAAAGGAACTTGGGACTTAGGATACTTCCAGAAAGAAGATATCAAGCGCGTTCGACTAGTTAAAAGAGCAGACGGCTACTACTGTCAGTTTGTACTTTCAACTGAAGTTAAAGAAGAAGTAGAACCATCGAACAAGGCTATTGGTTTAGATGTAGGCTTAGCCGCTTTTTATACCGACAGTCTGGGTAATAAGATAGATAATCCTAGATTCCTACGGAAAGCTGAGAAGAAGTTAAAAAGACTTCAGCGCAGGCTCTCTAAAAAAGTCAAAGGTTCTCAAAACAGAAACAAAGCAAGGGTGAAGCTAGGAAAGGCACATCTCAAAGTAAGTAGGCAGCGTAAAGATTTTGTCGTTAAGTTGGCAAGGTGCGTAATTCGCTCTCACGATGCTATAGCCTACGAGGATTTAAGGATAAGCAACCTAGTCAGAAACCATTGCCTAGCAAAGTCAATCAATGATGCTGCATGGTATCAATTTAGGGCTTGGTTAGAATATTTTGGGTGGAAGTTTGGCAAAATAACCATCGCTGTTCCGCCCCAATATACCAGTCAAGAGTGTTCAAATTGTGGCATTGTGGTCAAGAAAACTCTCTCTACTCGCACACACGCCTGTAAATGTGGGTGTAGCTTGGATAGGGATGAGAATGCAGCAGTTAACATTCTCAGGAAAGGTTTAAGTACGGTAGGGCATACCGGATTTCAAGCTTGGGGAGAAGCTACCTCTACTTTAGAAGGCGCAAGTCTTTTAGAGCAAGTAGCTTCGTAGAACCAAGAATCTCGTCGGCTTTAGCCATCGAGAGTGTCAATAAGATTACCGATTAGCCCAATACCTCTGGTGAGTGATGACAATTCAAACAGAAATTACTATAACCCATACAAGCACACCGAGAGCCATCGTCGGGCTTATTGTCACTAGTACCAGTTGATAAAGCTACCTCTTGCTCGTTTTTGGGAATATGATGCATTATTTCGGTAACTTCTGGGGCTAGATTGACACTGACTGCGGTTGCTGAATTTAAGCTAGTTTTACTTGGTGCAGACACTTCACCTGCTTTAACCAGATTAGTTGTAGCTAGTATCAAAGCTACAGAGCTACAATAACCGATTAAAGTCAACTTTTGTGATTTATTCATGGGGTTCTTTCCTCTCTAAATAAGTATGTCAAATTGAGCGATCGCCACCCTGGCAAATCAGATCATTTACCGATACAGAAACGACTGAAAATTTGCTCTAAAACCGATTCAGTAACTTCTTCTCCAGTAATTTCTCCTAAAGCCTGGATTGCCGTCCTCAAATCAATCGTCCAAAAATCTAGGGGTAATTGAGTAGTAATAGTTGCTTGCACTTGTTCTAAAGCAATTTTAGCTTTAGTTAGGGCTGCTGCTTGCCTTTGATTGATGGCTAGATCGAGGTTAGCTGCATTAAGGCTGTTGGCTGCTACTGCATCAACTATAGCCTGCTCTAGCTTATCTATCCCCTGATTGAAGGCGGCGGCTGTCTCGACTACTTGGGTAATTGATTTAGGATAACTTACTGTACTATTGGTTGCCAGATCGATTTTGTTAATTACCAAGATCAGTATTTTTTCGGATACTGTTTTGTAAATTTCGGCATCTTCAACCGTCCAACCTACTTGAGCATCGATCGCCAGTAACACCAAATCTGCCGCTTCAGCCACCTTTTGAGAGCGCGCTACTCCAATTTGTTCGACTAAATCCGCAGTTTCCCGAATTCCGGCGGTATCTAGCACCTGGATCGGAATTCCCCGAACTACTAACTGAGATTCCACCACATCTCTAGTCGTACCAGGAAGATCTGTAACAATAGCGCGATCGCTTTGACTCCAAGCATTCAGTAAACTCGATTTTCCCACATTCGGACGACCGACGATCGCCACCTTTAACCCACTTCTGAGTAACTCACCCGATGGCGCAGTCGCGAGAATTTGCTCAACTTGACTGAGTAAAGCTTCAATTTGCGCTTTAATACTGGGTTCATCCAAGGGAGGCAAATCGTCTTCAAAATCGATTCTGGCTTCAATTTCTGCCAAAATCCCAACCGCTACACCCCGCAACCGACTAATAGGTTCTCTCAGCTTCCCTTGTAACCCCGCTAAAGCAATGTGAGAAGCCGCTTCCGAACGCGCACCAACTAGATCTGCAATACTTTCGGCTTGGGTTAAATCCAACCTGCCATTGAGGAATGCTCGTAAGGTAAACTCTCCAGGTAAGGCTAATCTTGCACCCTGTTCGATACACAATTGTAAAACCTGCTGTACCGGAACAATTCCCCCATGACAATGGAATTCGATGATATCTTCTCGCGTATAAGAGCGAGGCGATCGCATAATCAGTAATAAAGCTTCATCTATAGTGCGTTGAGTCTGAGGGTGACGCACATAGCCGTACAACAGACGATGGCTCTCCCAAACCTGTTTCCCTGGCGCGTAAAATAGAGTTTGGGCAATAGAAAAGGCTTGACTACCAGATATCCTCACAATACCAACACTACCTTGCTGCGGGACTATAGCCGTAGCTATAGCGGCGATCGTTTCTCCAGAAATCGAGGGGTGAGACATTTTCTACCAAGTCGCGTTTAGATGGTAACTATAGAGGCAATTCACTCTGATGATTTTATCCTCGCCAGAGATCGCCCTGTGCTACAGATAAGCGAACTGACTCGTCAGCGCTGGCGCGATCGCCTACCCTACACCAAAATGCGATCGCACTCTCTTAATAAAAAGCGATCGCGTGCCCCGCACGAACAGGCGATCGCACTCACACAGAAATCAAGTGCGATTTTGGTTCAGGTATTAAACGCCCTAATTCTTTAGCAGTTTCTACCCACTCTTGCATAATAATTT from Merismopedia glauca CCAP 1448/3 includes these protein-coding regions:
- a CDS encoding metal ABC transporter solute-binding protein, Zn/Mn family; the encoded protein is MLVFDQKSLINPFSKIIALYALLISTGCNSLTQTNSNNNPSIGGGEKPTNSASNQNLPVVVATTSVLCDLTKQIAATTVDLKCLIQAGQDPHTYQPTSGDRKSIETAKLIFYAGYDFDPSLAKLVKSSNNPAPKIAVHEVAVPQPLYGEGDEHKHEHQAEKTEGKTPDPHVWHNAQNGIRMIATIRDNLTQISPNNETNYHNNAQQITNELQQIDTWIKSEIQTIPAQQRNLVTTHDALGYYTNAYGLNFEGALSGLSTEQQPTAARVGELVKEIKSTKVPTIFAEVTVNPKLIKTVAKEAKVQLSNREIFADGLGEPNSEGDTYQKMLVANTQTIVEGLGGKYTPFVKKP
- a CDS encoding RNA-guided endonuclease InsQ/TnpB family protein, yielding MFVIEFKAKGKTKQYEAIDDAIRTSQFIRNKCIRYWMDNKGVGKYDLSAHCKILAKEFKFADELNSQARQASAERAWSSIARFFENCKKQMAGRKGFPKFKKNVRSVEYKGTGWKLINPKTIQFTDKKGIGVLKLKGTWDLGYFQKEDIKRVRLVKRADGYYCQFVLSTEVKEEVEPSNKAIGLDVGLAAFYTDSLGNKIDNPRFLRKAEKKLKRLQRRLSKKVKGSQNRNKARVKLGKAHLKVSRQRKDFVVKLARCVIRSHDAIAYEDLRISNLVRNHCLAKSINDAAWYQFRAWLEYFGWKFGKITIAVPPQYTSQECSNCGIVVKKTLSTRTHACKCGCSLDRDENAAVNILRKGLSTVGHTGFQAWGEATSTLEGASLLEQVAS
- a CDS encoding metal ABC transporter ATP-binding protein — translated: MLEVQDLSVNYRGVQALREICFQLSGGKIAGLIGPNGAGKSTLLKSMLGLVPIQAGKVLYQGCPLKQQRRQVAYVPQRSHIDWDYPITVWNVVMMGRTAHTGWFQGYSRQSKEIAKQALERVELTNLAHRQIGELSGGQQQRVFLARALAQQADLFLLDEPLTGVDKKTEALILEIYEELKAEGKTLLVSCHEWGETLEQYDRLLLINQDLIANDIPTAVMTPENIQKAYGTNLNLKRSPQHLETMFFC
- a CDS encoding bifunctional serine/threonine-protein kinase/formylglycine-generating enzyme family protein, producing MSYCLNPNCHKPHNPPENLFCLNCGSKLILRERYRALKVIGQGGFGKTFLAVDQDKPSKPRCIIKQFYPQAQGTDNATKAAELFDREAVRLDDLGKHTQIPELLAHFSQDNRQYLVQQFIDGQNLAQILEQEGTFKEAQIRHLLNSLLPVLQFIHERDVIHRDIKPENIIQKHDGELFLVDFGAAKYAIGTALMKTGTVIGTAEYIAPEQTRGKAVFASDLYSFGVTCIHLLTGISPFDLFDVSEDSWVWRQFLVDNPISEELAKTLDKLIENGTKRRYQSAQEAINVLKPQVVINQIHQKVSLIESTPTISTSQANTLKLQSFEFDVVFLKEVTAFKFIEERSFWGKKTTRQFPETKLQTVVKHHQAEFFSEYLDGISLDMVAIPGGTFMMGSHQSEKGHKDCESPQHQVTVPPFYMGKYPVTQAQYKAVMGKNPSYFRGDKKPVTDVSWDDAKKFCAKLSQKTGKNYRLPSEAEWEYACRAGTTTSWHFGNIITPKVANYKTSEDVDHQHTTDVGNVGSFPANAFGLYDMHGNVWEWCADPWHDSYNGAPSDGSVWEQDGSGKCSIVRGGASHKGSWDCRSANRYNNSGGFFWLRGNSYIGFRVVLSSGRT
- a CDS encoding metal ABC transporter permease, with amino-acid sequence MQWLTEPLTFEYMRHALIMGVLVGILCPIVGTYLIVQRMALLGDVMAHAVLPGLAIAFFLQIEILIGAFVSGILSAFLIAWLRSQTRVKVDAAMALIFSSFFALGVLLISLLKNKIDLDSFLFGDILSVTPDDIWQTFLLSIFILFLVKLFYKELLFYTFDRSGAQAIGLPIDWLYLGLMSAVTLTIIASMKAAGVMLVIALLIGPATTAYLLVKELHHMMILGSIFGSISSIIGIYISYAKQDVPSGPCIVLVGFCMFILALLFSPSQGLLTRPYPSYLPKKLPRESGKLEK
- a CDS encoding retroviral-like aspartic protease family protein: MISGKFGDEDELFFEIELIAADGLELSVEALFDTGFSWWLAINNQDLQALDWMYLEQQTLQTAQGDAEFEIYLGKMRINGQQFDIPVHVGQGLTEVLLGRQWLKNRRLVVDISSGILTLG
- the mnmE gene encoding tRNA uridine-5-carboxymethylaminomethyl(34) synthesis GTPase MnmE, with translation MSHPSISGETIAAIATAIVPQQGSVGIVRISGSQAFSIAQTLFYAPGKQVWESHRLLYGYVRHPQTQRTIDEALLLIMRSPRSYTREDIIEFHCHGGIVPVQQVLQLCIEQGARLALPGEFTLRAFLNGRLDLTQAESIADLVGARSEAASHIALAGLQGKLREPISRLRGVAVGILAEIEARIDFEDDLPPLDEPSIKAQIEALLSQVEQILATAPSGELLRSGLKVAIVGRPNVGKSSLLNAWSQSDRAIVTDLPGTTRDVVESQLVVRGIPIQVLDTAGIRETADLVEQIGVARSQKVAEAADLVLLAIDAQVGWTVEDAEIYKTVSEKILILVINKIDLATNSTVSYPKSITQVVETAAAFNQGIDKLEQAIVDAVAANSLNAANLDLAINQRQAAALTKAKIALEQVQATITTQLPLDFWTIDLRTAIQALGEITGEEVTESVLEQIFSRFCIGK